A section of the Centroberyx gerrardi isolate f3 chromosome 8, fCenGer3.hap1.cur.20231027, whole genome shotgun sequence genome encodes:
- the LOC139928052 gene encoding Rieske domain-containing protein, whose protein sequence is MLNMTSEEKTSQTSSPSPPSSSSPPPASHFIGRKEDIVQARRVTKLVNGCRDILVLYHQGELHAMDMRCYHSGGPLQQGDIEEFDGRMCIVCPWHKYKITLAEGEGLYQAVDNPTAKPLRTRWRSKGVKQRIHRVTEVNGDVYVTLNDCGESVESDTYQTERYRDVLLKNQPKTKPKK, encoded by the exons ATGCTCAACATGACTTCTGAGGAGAAGACTTCCCagacctcctctccctctcccccttcctcctcctcacctccccctGCCTCACACTTCAtagggaggaaagaggacaTAGTGCAGGCCCGGCGTGTGACCAAGCTGGTGAATGGATGCAGAGATATACTGGTCCTGTACCACCAGGGGGAGCTGCACGCTATGGACATGCGCTGCTACc ATTCAGGTGGTCCGTTACAGCAAGGAGACATTGAG GAGTTTGACGGGCGGATGTGCATCGTGTGTCCCTGGCACAAGTACAAGATCACGCTGGCAGAAGGGGAGGGGCTTTACCAGGCGGTGGACAATCCCACGGCCAAACCGCTGAGAACACGCTGGCGCTCCAAGGGTGTCAAACAGAGGATCCACAGGGTCACGGAGGTCAACGGGGACGTGTACGTGACGCTGAACGACTGCGGCGAGTCCGTCGAGTCGGACACCTACCAGACCGAGAGATACAGGGACGTGTTGCTCAAGAATCAGCCAAAAACCAAGCCCAAGAAATAG
- the gtf2h3 gene encoding general transcription factor IIH subunit 3 gives MASEDEFSLLVIVVDVNPIWWGQQAQREPQFTLSKCLDAVMVMGNSHLAMTRTNKLAIVASHCQDSHFLYPCKNWRAGDGSGDDASSSGDGKYELLSVANNLIAEEIRSVMSRTEVKGHSTDTLLAGSLAKALCYIHRVTKELEAGQEMKSRLLVIKAAEDCALQYMNFMNVIFAAQKQNILIDACVLDSDSGLLQQACDITGGLYLKIPQKVALAQYLLWVFLPDSDQRSQLVLPPPAHVDYRAACFCHRNLIEIGYVCSVCLSIFCNFSPICTTCEAAFKIQLPQMVKSKKKKLKPST, from the exons ATGGCATCGG AGGATGAATTCAGTCTGCTGGTCATCGTTGTGGATGTGAACCCCATATGGTGGGGCCAGCAAGCTCAACGGGAGCCACAG tTCACCCTGTCCAAGTGTCTGGATGCTGTCATGGTGATGGGAAACTCCCATTTGGCCATGACCAGAACCAACAAACTGGCTATCGTTGCTAGCCACTGTCAAGACAG TCACTTCCTGTATCCCTGCAAGAACTGGAGAGCCGGGGACGGCTCTGGGGACGACGCCTCCTCCAGCGGGGACGGGAAGTATGAGCTTCTGTCTGTGGCCAATAACCTTATTGCTGAAGAGATCAGGAGTGTCATGTCAAGAA CTGAAGTGAAGGGACACTCCACAGATACTTTGTTGGCTGGATCCCTTGCCAAAGCTCTCTGCT ATATTCACAGAGTCACAAAGGAGCTGGAAG cTGGACAAGAGATGAAATCAAGACTATTG GTGATAAAAGCAGCAGAGGACTGCGCCCTCCAGTACATGAACTTCATGAATGTCATTTTTGCGGCCCAAAAGCAG AATATCCTGATAGATGCCTGTGTGCTGGACTCAGACTCAGGTCTCCTTCAGCAG GCTTGTGACATAACTGGAGGATTGTACCTGAAGATCCCACAGAAGGTCGCCCTGGCACAATACCTTTTG TGGGTGTTCCTGCCTGATTCTGACCAGCGCTCCCAGCTGGTGCTGCCGCCGCCCGCACACGTCGACTACAGAGCCGCATGCTTCTGCCATCGCAACCTCATCGAAATCGGTTACGTCTGCTCAGTGTGTTTGTCAA TATTCTGCAACTTCAGTCCCATCTGTACAACTTGCGA ggCTGCCTTCAAAATCCAATTGCCACAGATGGTGAagtcaaaaaagaagaaactcaAACCATCCACATGA